The stretch of DNA TTTTTCATTGGAACAGGTATTACACATAGCCACTTTCTAAGGAGTAAAAAGACAGCTGGTGTTCACActcaggcacaggcacagctgcagtTTCACTGACCGTAGGAAGTCATTCCATCCATTGAACTCTTTCTGTTACCAGACGAGACGGCAGGAATGCCGTCCTGAAGGAGCGCAGCAAGATCTCTGTACCCTTCATGGAGCAGTGCATTATAAAAGGATCTGTATGAATTATTATCTTTTGTAAGAATAATGTTTATTAGCATAGCTGCTCGCTCCTTCCGTGtattctaggaaaaaaaaatagaagaggTATTATACAAAACTAAGCAAcctcagaaataatttaatttatcacTCTGTAAATTATAGACTATTTATAGTTATAGAAATAGCCTTTAATTTACCAAGGCCTTAACCTTATTAAGAGCAACAAAAACTGTACGCTAGAATTCAACAAATCCAGGAATTAGAAAGCcagaaaatactatttttagaAAGGATAAAATATAGTTAAAATATGTGAGTAGACTAGAAAGAGAAATAACAGTGAGAGAGAATTCTACCTGTTGCTTcactctctcctcctcctgtaATGTCAGTACTTCATCAGAAATCATCCGATCCATAATATAAGAAGTCTTGATGTCATTTTCCAGTGCTTGACGATTCATAAGCAAATAGTTTCTACTCTTGACATCCATACTTCTTCAGAGTGaaaaagagcagggagagggggtgAAGCCAAGTCAGACTGGGAACATAACTTACAAGCATGAGAAAGGAAGTTTTAAAACAGCTTAGAAATTTTGGTGTTAAAATCAAAAAGAGTAGCAATGCACCAGCTAATTCTGAAAATACAAATTCTTTTCCCCATTCCTATGAACTTATGTTTATAAACACTTTCAGAACTACAAAACCAAAGCACCTTGCTAAATGTCTCCATTGAAAGGTCTTCTCCCCATTCACTACATCCCCCAAATTTTTTTAAGTCCTTGGATCATGTGATTGGGTCAACAGGATAAGAAAGAGTGCTGGTCTCATCGCAAGGGGTAAACGCATTGCTGTCTCCAAATTCAAGACTCCATACAAGGACACTTGGATGCTACCATATGATGGAAGACAGAGCACCCAACACTGCCATTGACTGCGCTATACCTTCCTTTATCAGCATTTGGACACGCAACTTCAAACTCACATTCTTCCTCCATATCATAAAAAACCAAATGTCTGAAGAAAACAGGTGAAAACTATTGACTACGGCATAAAGGTTTCCCAGAACTGATCAGCGACTCCGAGAGTCCCAATCGACCAAAACGCTCTCTCCGATCACACTTCTGCCGGGAAAGCTCCATAAACAAGTCCAAACTCCTCCACAGAGCACCCATGGAGGTGCCTGCAGAAGCGTTCACCTTTTCCGGCACTCTCTCCTTCGGGAGCTGGGTAGATGTAGAACAGCTGCCTTCGGATAAGCCCGCGATGGAGTGCCTTTTCCGCTGTGCTGACAGAATTTCCTATTTTCACTAAAAATTACGTAGTTAAGAAAGCCTTTATCCCACCGCACCGCGGAGGGAAGGGGACGCTAAAGCTCCCTGGTCGAAAAACGGATACCAACAATAACGCTGCCACACACGAGGCAAATACAGAAGAAATCGCTCCACAAACATACAAAACAAAGAGTTAACTCACACCGTGCCGCTGTTGCCAGCCGCCAACGAAACAGACACCGAGGCGCTCACACCGTCCGCCCGCcggcccctgccctgccccggcaGAACCCCtcgcggcccggcccggcccggtccGTCCCTGCAGGACGCCGCTCACCTGGCAGGCAGCCCCGGCagccgccggccccgagccccgccgagccccgaggcacagcccctgccccgcGGCTCCCGGGAAGGCGGCGCCGGCAGCGCTTCCTCCTTCCGGGCCTGGGCGGGGaaggcccggcccggccctgcccgcccgCTGGCTCGCTGCCCGGCCCGctcgccgcccgccgccgccgaaCAAAGCCCCGCGCTGCCTCCCGCGCCGGCGCGGAGCCGCCGAGCCCCGGCTGTGCGTGCCAGGATCGCCGCCCGCGGCTGGCGGGCCCCGGACGTGGCGCACCGGGCGGCGATGCGCCAGCCGCGGGCAGGGGAGGGGCCCTGAGCCCTGTAAACGTGGTGCCTGCGGGGCAGGGTGGCCCTGCCCGCCTCCGCCCCCGCCGCTGAGGCCGGAGGAGCGCGGCGGGTACGGGACAGCGGCCGCAGGGAGGGGAGATGGGAGGCCGGCAGTGCCAGGCCTGGGGGCGTCCTGCACGGCGGGCTTGGAGAGgatgtggggcaggaggggatgcGGGTCACTGGGGGGGAGCGGAGGGGGCAGTCGGTCACTGTGGGGGGAGCGGAGGGGGCAGTCGGTCACTCTGAGGGGAGCGGAGGGGGCAGTCGGTCACTCTGAGGGGAGCGGAGGGGGCAGTCGGTCACTGTGGGGGGAGCGGAGGGGGCAGTCGGTCACTCTGAGGGGAGCGGAGGGGGCAGTCGGTCACTGTGGGGGGAGCGGAGGGGGCAGTCGGTCACTGTGGGGGGAGCGGAGGGGGCAGTCGGTCACTGTGAGGGGAGCGGAGGGGGCAGTCGGTCACTGTGGGGGGAGCGGAGGGGGCAGTCGGTCACTGTGAGGGGAGCGGAGGGGGCAGTCGGTCACTGTGGGGGGAGCGGAGGGGGCAGTCGGTCACTCTGGGGGGAGCGGAGGGGGCAGTCGGTCACTGTGGGGGGAGCGGAGGGGGCAGTCGGTCACTGTGAGAGAAGCGGGGGGGCAGTCGGTCACTCTGGGGGAGCGGAGCGGTCCGGAAGGGTCTCTGGGGAGCTGCGGCTCATCCCTCTGTACAGCACCGGGCTGCGAGCTGCAGCCGTCctttcagagcagagctgttctCTGTTAAACTCTTTCCCTATTATTCAGagctctttttgttttctccactTCAGCTTCATAGTATGTGCTCTCGAACCCAAAGatgttttaaaagctttaaaatacaatttttctcttttggtggcttcttttgtttggttttctttggggttttggggttttgtaggggttttttttgtgggttttttttttgtaaatgaaaaacattttttcctccatgctTCAAGCTCAGAGTGAGCTTCCTAGTTCTGTAGCTCAAACAGCTCTAAGCTACCTGCATGTCAGATTAGACTTTAAACAATGCCTTTTACCCCTGTAGATAACTATGTAAGTATCtccaaatatttatattttgatgtGTGACTGAGCGGCAATGCTGCAAAGTGAGCCAAAAAGCCAGCGCAACAGTTTGGTCTCAAATTAGGCTAAAGCAACTCTGCCAAGGATGAAATCTATTTTGAGCAGTATGGTGGAAGGTTTTCGGCTTAAAAACGACACTCTGTACTTCACTTGGATGGTTAAAATATGAGCTGGAGATTCATGTTGCCTCAATCTCTTCTGACCTTAATTTTTATCAAAAGGAAGTtacagtttttcttctttctagaGGCATAATCTCATGAatcttctgaatttttctgcCATGACTTTTTGTTAACCAGCATTTGTTATTTTACAGATTACATTAAATCATTACACTGGAACTACTAAATTAAAGTTTgatttgcaattttattttttaaattgagaaaTTAACTTTCCCCTTATAGTGTGGTGTAGGTAATAATTCTTTTTCAAATCTACAGGTAAAACACAAGTTCATCAGTGAAATTGCTGATGAACTTGTGACAGTCATCAgctacagaaataaatatacTATTAATCCttgtaattttaaatacatatttaaaatagcTTATTCTACAGCAgatgaaatatttctggaaaGATGAAATTAGCTTAAGCTTGGAAAGTTAGTTCAGCTggagaaaatatgaaaacagtTCTCTGTCATATAGAAAGTAAATTGAAGTATTATGATACTTTACAGAAGTTCACATAACTAGGAAGCATAGTGAACACCAAAATAAACATGTTTGGAGGTGTATTTGTGGACTTAAAGTTTATGTTTGAGGATgtttaaaagtaaaatgtaaGAAGTGAAAACTAgtcctttctggttttttttttttttctagctctctcctttgcttctgcattttaaaaccacaaaatgtCTGAAGTTAAGCCAAGGAAAAAAGGTATTTCTTCATCCAAGACCAGTGAAGGTTCACAGAAGGCTGAGAAGCACAGTAATTATGGCAAGCTGGCAAGTGCCAGGATCAGCAATAATCACAGTTCCTTTTGGATGGACCCAAGGACAAGTTTGAGTATCATTTCCCTTCTTGTTTGCCTGGTGGTGAGCTGGTAGGTAACTCTCTGAAGAGGATTccagtattttcttttgtattctgtGGCCTGTATGATTTACATATTAACAGAGTGCTTGGGCTAAGTGTCTGTAGAATCTTGTTAGAGCCAGAAGGATCCAGGAAAGAGTAGCAGTATTGGCAAGCATGGAAACATGGGTGTGCGGTGAGTTACTGTAGAAGCTCCATCTGTTACATCCCCCTGAAGGTGCCTTGCTCATGAATTCTAAATACCTGCTTTGGAGACTGCATCTGCCTGGAGAGCAACTTAGGCTGACAGGAAGTTTGGCAGGCAATAAATAATTGGACAGAAGAGGTGAAATAGAgttttctgtaaataatttgCTCAGCAGTGTAATAAATCGTTCATCAGGTGGAGTCTTTAAGTAAAGGTCAAATACTTTTGTTAAAGATCTTGTTTGAAATCTTtgttaagattttaaaataccttaGCAGCATCAGTGCCTTAGTTACCTTAGCATGCATTGTAAAAGCAAAGACATCTATGGATGCTTCCTTGCTCTCATACCTCTTTTAGAAGATAACTCCAGTGTCAAGACAGAtcaatttctttggtttttttttttgtcatgtatTTTGTCGTGtcatttttttgtcatttctgtGAACACAAACCCCTCCAGTAACAGTTTACTGTGAATCAGTCCTATAATACTTCATATATACTAATTAAGAAGTtatgttttctgtttatttactTGAAATTTGCAGGTTTCTATTTCAGCAGTCAGGTCAATTTGCTGATCTGGAAAGAAAGTACAATTTTTTACATCAAGAAGCTGAAAAAATCATGGATGTGGGAAATAAAGTAAACTTAATTTCTGAAAAGGTAATTATTAACATCTTAATTGGATGATCTTTGGTGAATATTTGTCATTGCTTACTTCATTgttattttgttaatttaattgttttaaaacaagtttTCAGAATGTGCTTTACTTGCCTGTGAAGAGGCATTTAGAGACTATTTCATGTGACAAAGCATGTCAATCCATGCCATTGTTCCAGTGTGTGAATACAGTAGTTGTATCTCAGTATTATTTCTTAGAAACTGAACTATTTTTAAGAACTTACATACATGCACATTTCATTTTACCAGTCCCCTCTCATGTGCAATTCTAACATACATTGATTTGAAGAAAATTTACCGGCATTTTATGTAGCAGACCTGGTCTAATGATATGAAGACATAAGAAAGTGATAGATAAGAAAATACAACAGTAGTGAAAAAAGATATTACCACATGTGACATTAACAAATAGAAAAactgtgctggctgctgaaTTATCCCTGATACCTTACAGATAAGGATGGTAGCACAGCATGGCTCATGCCAGTGATTTTGTTTCAGCACTGATCTCAGAATAATGTCATTTATACATGATGTAATTTGGATATTTATATACTATACTTCAGATTGCAGAATGTTGCATGGGATTTACTGTattttggacaaaaaaaaacccaagtatGGAAAATTGCACATATGCTATAGAAGTTCAACAACAGACATAGCTTTTTTTGTGACTGTTTCATGCTAGGTTAATCAACAGTATTTTTAAGATGAAACATGGAAATGCCATGGAGGAGCTTTGTAACAAGTACAGTGGTTTTTAAGAGACTTCATTATCTCTTAATAAATGGAAAGGGTTTTCTGTTCTTACTTTTGTTAAGTAGACACAGACATTGTTTTGTGTTGTAAATGCAGCTTGAGTCTTCTGAAAGTATCCTGCGAGAAGCTGCCTCATCCATCTCTGTGATGACTGAGTTTGGGCAGGAAATATCTTCGCTTCATAACACCATAAATGATATTCAGAACAATGAACAGACTCTATCTCTAAAGATGCAGAGCATTCATGAGAAGTTCCAAAATGTTACAAATTCCTGGAGAAGAAGCCTGGATGAAATGAACACTAATGCTAGTGGTTTAAAATCTGAAGCAAAGTCCATACATACAGAAGTTACTTCCAAAATCAATGAAGTTGACCAAAGAATTAAATCCCTTGCAGAAAGAGTAAAAGATTTGGAGGACAGTACAGCCAGAAATATCAGAACATTGAAAAAGCAAGAAGATGATGAATTCTCTAGAGTTGAACAAAAGTTGAACCTGGATGCAAAGTCAGTTGAAAAGCTAGAAGAAGAACAGAATAGTCTGGTAGCCAAAGACACAGAGCTGAATCAGAAACTTGCAAACTATGAACCTAAAATTGAGGAGTGTAAGACCCATTTGCCAATAATTGAAAATGCTATTCACTCTATTCTTAAGCTGTCAAGTGACTTGCTTGGTATGGAGAAAAAGATAAAGGACTTGCAGACACAGCTGTACGCTGTGGAAAATGACATGTTGAAAACTGTTTCTGATACAGTGGCCATGCAGAAGGCTCTTGAAGGCCTCCAGTCCAATGGCAGCTTGACCAAAATGCAGCATGGACTAGCTGTTCTAGAAACAGGGCCTGACATTGCAGTGGCTTCAAAAGCAGAAGAAGTAACTTTAGAAAGCTTTAACTTAGAAATTGACCAGAATGGGGATAAGTGAATTTGGTCTTTGGTTTTTCATTAATGAAAAAGCACTTTTATTAAATAATGTGATTTAAATCTGTGTCAGGGATAGCTGATGTACTGTCATTGATCTTAAGATCATTGGAACAGCTTGAAAGGTTGAGAAAGAGGGTAGAGAGCAAGAAAGTAATACTTTGTTATAGaaagaaaggaatattttcttaaattaagtattattttcagtttatttattaaaatatcttttttaataaaaataatttgaagccAAGTATTTagatttaagggaaaaaaagttcatATTTTTAGTTTGTATTTTGCTTTCACTACTTAGTTTCTTTTGTTGTTACTTTGTGTATTATTTTCCATAGACTTGTAACACAGTGAACAATTAATCCCTTATTTCTCAGCTGAGATAGCTGTACCTTGCTTTTAAAGTATTGTACGCCATAATGGTTTTGTGTTGCAGGAAAGCACTGAGTACATTTTTATCAGCTGAAGCTCAGATACAACAAACACCCTTAGAGCAAACACTAGGGAAGTACCCCCTGCTGAGAGCCTTGTACTGTTCTGGTGTCTACAAACTGGCATTTACATAgcagctgctttgttttcatttttgggggggctgTTTTGGTGCTTTAGAAACAAATTTTAACCTTATaacctttttttctgtaggaTGTTTTTTGTTCAGCATCACATATGTCCTGTATTGCTTTGcattggaaaaggaaaaaaaaaaatttaacaatgTCACTGACATTGTTTCCCAGAGTTTGCTGAACCAAGAGCTGCAAAAGTAATTAATGAAATCAGTGGAGTTATGTGCTTGGGAGTAGGGAATATCCAGTTTACCCATAGACCTACTTACACATGATGTAATAGGCCTGATAGATGTTCATTGAAATTTGGATCTCAGGGACAACACAAATTGTCTGCAGACTTATTGGCTTgataattttgtatttctccaaaaaggagaaacagtaTGAACACACATTTATGACTTTATCAGACCTAATTTAAATTAGTCTGGGTTTGtagattaatttctttaaaactcCACTGAAATCTTCACTAAATGAGTAACACTGCCCATTCAAGAGACTGTGAAACCAGTGTTTCTCAATGTCATAAAACTGTGTTGGTTTCATATAATTACTGCTTATGTATGAATTTCTGTTTCCAGTGAtactcaaaataaaaatatattgtagTGAATTTCCCTGTCCTGATGCATAATCTAATTCAAAATAAACTGTTCCTCCAGAAAGGAGGAACAGAGTAAATACTTTAGTGTTCCTTGTCCTATTAGGAAAAACTGTGATATAaagaaatggtttttaaatatttttcacaagTGTGTTCCAGTTCTAGTGTTTCTACTTTGTATCATTTTGAGGCAGGGTGGTGGGAGTGACAGTGGTATGATCCCTAATCTTTCATCAACCTCAACCCTACTGAAAGCTGAATGTGCAGGAGATTGAACATGAAATCTTCATCCTTGGAGGCATTAAGTAGGAAACAAGCACAACTTTCCACAACCTGAATTTTGGTCTTTTGCTTTTGAGCAAACAGTTCTGAGCTATGGAGGAACAACCAGCACTATTGAAGAGTTAAAATATTGGTTTCTGGGATGATATTTTTACTACTAATGTCCAGAAAAGGATTAATATGAAACTAATTCTAGCCTCATAGAATGTGTTTCAGTTTGcctgtttggtggtttttttctgtccaaGTTCTACCCTGACTTATTGGGGATTGAACTGGATAGTATGACTctgataatttccttttttcctctcaaatcTGAAAACCAAGAACCAgtcataagaaaataaatgtaaaatagtGAACTAGCAAATCAAGACaaaaatccagcagcagcatgagTTTTCCTTCACTAAAATAGCTTTTATGGAGACTTAAAAATTCTACTGTATGGAAGAAGAATCCATTTGATGACTTGTGTTTTCAGAGGTCACCTTGGAAAGTCATATACCACCttcttgtaa from Haemorhous mexicanus isolate bHaeMex1 chromosome 5, bHaeMex1.pri, whole genome shotgun sequence encodes:
- the IKBIP gene encoding inhibitor of nuclear factor kappa-B kinase-interacting protein isoform X1, which codes for MSEVKPRKKGISSSKTSEGSQKAEKHSNYGKLASARISNNHSSFWMDPRTSLSIISLLVCLVVSWFLFQQSGQFADLERKYNFLHQEAEKIMDVGNKVNLISEKLESSESILREAASSISVMTEFGQEISSLHNTINDIQNNEQTLSLKMQSIHEKFQNVTNSWRRSLDEMNTNASGLKSEAKSIHTEVTSKINEVDQRIKSLAERVKDLEDSTARNIRTLKKQEDDEFSRVEQKLNLDAKSVEKLEEEQNSLVAKDTELNQKLANYEPKIEECKTHLPIIENAIHSILKLSSDLLGMEKKIKDLQTQLYAVENDMLKTVSDTVAMQKALEGLQSNGSLTKMQHGLAVLETGPDIAVASKAEEVTLESFNLEIDQNGDK